A genome region from Chengkuizengella sp. SCS-71B includes the following:
- a CDS encoding DMT family transporter encodes MPRILFIVLILLSLIWGGSFYFIKILLEDFGPWTIAFLRSSFGLVTIVLIMLILRKPFEFRKMSWVPLTIMALINTAIPWTFIAFSETRLSSSMASVLNATTPLWTIIVGIVFFRAATNRMQWLGIGIGLIGLIILLDIDPVHIISVDLLGFACMIAATLCYAFASQLSKRLLKGLSMYQITFCTLFIGSLGSGSVALSIESISISHLVSWTNISVLIGLGVFGSGIAYILFYYLVQKGSAEFATMVTYLIPGTAIIWGYTLLGEEVKWSLLVGLVFVLSGVFLSSKKQANNIVVSKKTDYIPNR; translated from the coding sequence ATGCCCCGTATACTCTTTATTGTACTTATATTACTCAGCCTCATTTGGGGTGGATCTTTTTACTTTATCAAAATATTACTGGAAGACTTCGGCCCATGGACCATTGCTTTTTTACGGTCTTCTTTCGGTTTAGTTACCATCGTTCTGATTATGCTCATATTACGAAAACCTTTTGAATTTAGAAAAATGTCTTGGGTTCCGTTAACGATTATGGCTTTAATCAATACGGCGATTCCTTGGACCTTCATTGCATTTAGTGAAACTAGATTATCAAGCAGTATGGCCTCTGTATTAAATGCGACAACTCCACTGTGGACCATTATTGTTGGTATTGTATTTTTCCGTGCAGCTACCAATCGTATGCAATGGTTAGGAATCGGAATTGGTTTAATCGGTCTGATTATCTTACTTGATATCGATCCTGTTCATATTATTTCAGTCGATTTGCTTGGATTTGCTTGTATGATCGCCGCTACCCTTTGTTATGCATTTGCATCTCAACTATCTAAACGATTACTCAAAGGATTATCTATGTATCAGATTACTTTTTGTACTTTGTTTATTGGTTCACTTGGAAGTGGTAGTGTTGCTCTTTCCATTGAATCAATATCGATATCCCATTTAGTTTCTTGGACAAATATCTCTGTGTTAATCGGTTTAGGTGTATTTGGTTCAGGTATTGCATACATTCTCTTTTATTATCTGGTTCAAAAGGGAAGCGCTGAATTTGCGACAATGGTAACTTATCTTATACCTGGTACTGCCATCATTTGGGGATACACGTTACTTGGTGAAGAGGTTAAATGGAGTTTATTAGTGGGGCTAGTATTTGTGCTTAGCGGTGTATTTTTATCTAGTAAAAAACAAGCAAATAACATTGTTGTAAGTAAAAAAACAGACTATATTCCCAATAGATAA
- a CDS encoding DMT family transporter, which yields MNRFLYGILVILATSLMGSSFAIGKMGLSYISPLLLVGLRFTLAGSIMVLWVKKKKLPSSIWNWGKIFTIGLFQTASVMGCIFLSLRTITAGESSILTFINPLLVVIMGTIFLNLKYRLYQWIGVMIGCLGVIVTLGFHLQLKSGTLFGLGAGLSWAIATILVKKWGSHFDIWALTAYQMLFGGLMLLLLSITIETPRLILNSESFLIVLYLAIMGSIVQFATWYYLLSLGDPGKTSAFLFLAPFFGVLSGWLILGEIVQWYVYLGGLFIFIGIFLVNWTPSMNTQKE from the coding sequence ATGAATCGTTTTTTATACGGAATACTAGTTATATTGGCTACTTCTCTTATGGGGTCTTCTTTTGCAATAGGGAAAATGGGATTATCCTACATATCACCACTACTTCTTGTTGGATTGCGCTTTACATTGGCTGGTTCTATAATGGTTCTATGGGTGAAAAAAAAGAAACTTCCTTCATCCATTTGGAATTGGGGTAAGATATTTACCATTGGACTTTTCCAAACTGCTAGTGTTATGGGCTGTATATTTCTTAGCCTTAGAACAATTACAGCAGGAGAATCCTCCATATTAACTTTTATTAACCCACTTCTTGTCGTGATCATGGGAACAATATTTCTTAATCTTAAATATCGACTTTACCAATGGATAGGAGTCATGATAGGATGCCTAGGAGTGATTGTTACACTAGGATTCCATTTGCAGTTAAAATCAGGGACTTTATTTGGCTTAGGGGCAGGGCTTTCCTGGGCTATTGCAACGATTTTGGTGAAAAAATGGGGATCTCATTTTGATATATGGGCATTAACCGCTTATCAAATGTTATTTGGTGGATTAATGCTCTTACTTTTAAGCATAACGATTGAAACTCCCAGACTCATTCTTAATAGTGAATCTTTTCTGATCGTACTATACCTTGCCATTATGGGTTCGATTGTACAATTTGCCACATGGTATTACCTACTTAGTTTAGGTGATCCAGGGAAAACTAGCGCATTTCTTTTTTTAGCTCCGTTTTTTGGCGTATTGTCAGGATGGTTGATACTTGGAGAAATAGTACAATGGTATGTGTATTTAGGAGGTTTGTTTATTTTTATAGGTATCTTTCTAGTCAATTGGACTCCTAGTATGAATACTCAAAAAGAATAA
- a CDS encoding DMT family transporter, with product MVILNYLVVCFIFGTTFFAIKVGIDAGVDPIFSASLRFIIAGFLVTLFFKIRKVKFPSITVLKQIVIVGFCITFGTFSTLYWAEQYIPSGLAAILSAFGPIMILLLNKYDERSKFSSIQILGLIASLGGVIFIALPGVKGDIHLLWMFASIAIVLSQFFYSFGTIRSKKIMAGKSEISPFLLNGLQMLFGGIMLLIFSLIFEKPTVTALTHVSVLLSILYLIIFGSIMGHGLFYWLVNKTNPVFPSTWLYVSPIIAMVLGIIFLDEAIQTLSVIGSFMVLAGVFLTNQNTLAEYYRKGTLFKLNQK from the coding sequence ATGGTTATTCTAAATTATTTAGTGGTTTGCTTTATATTTGGTACGACATTTTTTGCAATAAAGGTAGGTATCGACGCAGGTGTAGACCCTATTTTTTCTGCATCTTTAAGATTTATCATTGCAGGGTTTTTGGTTACACTGTTTTTTAAAATACGTAAAGTTAAATTTCCTTCTATAACAGTTTTAAAACAGATAGTGATCGTTGGATTTTGTATTACTTTCGGAACCTTCTCAACTTTATATTGGGCTGAACAGTACATCCCTTCAGGATTAGCTGCAATATTATCCGCATTTGGACCTATTATGATATTATTATTAAATAAATACGATGAGAGATCAAAATTCTCTTCTATACAGATATTGGGTTTAATAGCTAGTTTGGGTGGTGTCATATTCATTGCATTGCCTGGAGTAAAAGGTGATATTCATTTATTGTGGATGTTTGCTTCTATTGCCATTGTTTTAAGCCAGTTTTTTTATAGTTTTGGTACGATCCGGTCAAAAAAAATTATGGCTGGGAAATCTGAAATCTCTCCATTTTTATTAAATGGCCTTCAGATGTTATTTGGCGGAATCATGTTATTAATTTTTTCTTTAATCTTTGAAAAACCTACAGTAACAGCATTAACGCACGTATCTGTCTTACTTTCTATTCTTTATCTAATTATTTTTGGCTCAATCATGGGGCATGGTTTATTTTATTGGTTAGTAAACAAAACGAACCCTGTTTTCCCGTCTACATGGTTATATGTTTCTCCTATTATTGCCATGGTATTAGGCATTATATTTTTAGATGAGGCTATCCAAACATTATCAGTCATAGGATCGTTCATGGTATTGGCAGGAGTATTCTTAACAAATCAGAATACATTAGCTGAATATTATCGAAAGGGAACATTGTTTAAGTTAAACCAAAAATAA
- a CDS encoding PLP-dependent aminotransferase family protein has product MKITLSKQTDLSLPEQIFQSISDRILSGLLSEGEKLPSVRKLAEQLKVSLVTIQKAYEKLEKKQLIERRQGKGSYVKRRVKKTEEVNPYNWQNMIEDFLPRAQTWKEMKSFSKQHKYNLSLANLAHELLPIEELIKMSTKVIQDEPTILSSYSPGPGDQILREVVSEYLVDEGLVVSADKIVITSGAQQGLDLIARTFLGEGDVVFVEAPTYIGIIDILKSRGVTIKTVPTNEEGMNLNVLLQMCEQFSPKFIYTNPTFQNPTGTILSEKKRRQLVEIAQAFHVIIIEDDPWGELRFEGSTKPMKAIDENGHVIYLKSFSKPISPGYRVGCIIADGKILNKLKAAKSVSDLGSPLLNQRIIARFIQSFNFEAHFKKMNDLLLLRRDLLIATLNELNIEGLRWTVPNGGPVMWITFPTHVNTEHLLIDALKQELLFLPSAMCYPNEPEVNHLRISYGNLSLNTYKEALKLFKEVVENHMESLNPFTEDTPLF; this is encoded by the coding sequence ATGAAAATTACATTATCAAAACAAACGGATCTTTCACTTCCAGAGCAAATTTTTCAGTCTATTTCTGACCGTATTCTTTCGGGGTTATTATCTGAAGGCGAAAAACTCCCTTCGGTTAGAAAATTGGCTGAACAGTTAAAAGTTAGTTTGGTCACCATACAAAAAGCATATGAAAAGTTAGAGAAGAAACAGCTAATAGAAAGAAGACAAGGAAAAGGAAGCTACGTCAAAAGAAGGGTTAAGAAAACGGAAGAGGTCAATCCTTACAACTGGCAAAACATGATTGAAGACTTTTTGCCAAGGGCGCAAACGTGGAAGGAGATGAAATCTTTCTCAAAACAGCATAAATACAATTTATCCCTTGCGAATTTAGCTCATGAATTATTACCAATAGAAGAATTAATTAAAATGAGTACAAAGGTGATTCAAGATGAACCTACCATCTTGTCTTCATATAGTCCTGGACCTGGGGATCAAATTTTGAGAGAGGTTGTAAGTGAATATTTGGTAGATGAAGGTTTAGTTGTTTCTGCTGACAAAATTGTCATTACTAGCGGTGCTCAACAAGGGCTAGACCTTATTGCTAGAACCTTTCTTGGGGAAGGGGATGTCGTATTTGTTGAAGCTCCTACCTATATTGGAATTATAGATATTTTAAAATCCCGTGGTGTTACAATCAAAACGGTTCCCACAAATGAAGAAGGTATGAATTTAAACGTTTTATTACAAATGTGTGAGCAGTTTTCACCGAAGTTTATTTATACAAATCCTACTTTTCAAAATCCAACAGGTACCATTCTTAGTGAAAAGAAACGCAGGCAATTAGTTGAAATTGCACAAGCTTTTCATGTCATTATTATAGAGGATGACCCTTGGGGTGAATTAAGGTTTGAAGGATCTACAAAACCTATGAAAGCGATAGATGAAAATGGACATGTCATTTATTTGAAAAGCTTTAGTAAACCGATTTCTCCTGGTTATAGAGTAGGATGTATTATAGCAGATGGGAAAATTTTAAACAAATTAAAAGCGGCTAAGAGTGTTTCTGATCTTGGTTCACCCTTATTAAATCAAAGAATTATAGCACGATTTATTCAGTCTTTCAATTTTGAAGCGCATTTTAAAAAAATGAATGACTTGCTATTGTTAAGAAGAGACTTATTAATTGCCACATTAAATGAATTAAATATTGAAGGGTTAAGATGGACTGTTCCGAATGGTGGACCTGTTATGTGGATTACTTTCCCAACGCATGTGAATACAGAACATTTATTAATTGATGCTCTAAAACAAGAACTTTTATTCTTGCCTTCAGCCATGTGTTATCCAAACGAACCTGAGGTAAATCATCTTAGAATTAGTTATGGCAATTTATCTTTAAATACTTATAAAGAAGCACTGAAATTGTTTAAAGAAGTAGTTGAGAATCATATGGAAAGTTTAAATCCTTTTACAGAAGATACACCTTTGTTTTAA
- a CDS encoding DegV family protein: MAIRVVTDSTSYIPEKMQKQYNITVVPLSVSFQDESFKELDVSVDYFYEKLSKSKELPTSSQPSVNDFYIVFENLVKQNHDIVAIFISSEMSGTYSTAVLASNMILEKYPKASIEIIDSRSNSMQLGFAALTAAREAVVGKCIREVVKAVKDNIERSRFIFIPETLDYLKKGGRIGSAKALLSSVLKIKPILTVFNGKTNVIDKIRTKKRAIAKMTDVFFENIKTFGLGDVIVHHIQCEEEARELANTIKDTIGRKVHICSIGPVVGTHVGPGAIGIVYYTEKELLL; the protein is encoded by the coding sequence ATGGCTATAAGAGTTGTAACCGATAGCACGTCCTATATCCCAGAAAAAATGCAAAAGCAGTATAATATCACAGTGGTGCCCCTAAGTGTATCGTTTCAAGATGAATCATTTAAAGAATTGGATGTAAGTGTTGACTATTTTTATGAAAAGTTATCTAAAAGCAAAGAGCTTCCTACCTCTTCACAACCATCTGTGAATGATTTTTACATTGTTTTTGAAAATTTAGTGAAACAAAATCATGATATCGTCGCTATATTTATCTCCTCAGAAATGAGTGGGACTTATTCTACTGCAGTTTTAGCAAGTAATATGATCTTGGAAAAGTATCCTAAAGCAAGCATAGAAATTATAGATTCTAGGTCAAACAGCATGCAATTGGGCTTTGCTGCATTAACAGCTGCAAGAGAAGCGGTTGTAGGTAAGTGCATAAGAGAAGTAGTTAAAGCGGTGAAGGACAATATCGAAAGAAGTCGATTTATTTTTATCCCAGAAACGTTGGATTATTTAAAAAAAGGAGGAAGAATAGGTTCCGCTAAAGCTTTGTTAAGCTCCGTTCTTAAAATCAAACCCATTCTAACTGTATTTAACGGAAAAACAAATGTGATCGATAAAATAAGAACTAAAAAACGTGCAATTGCAAAAATGACAGATGTATTTTTTGAAAATATAAAAACGTTTGGTTTAGGTGATGTCATCGTGCACCATATCCAGTGCGAGGAAGAGGCAAGAGAGTTAGCCAATACAATTAAAGACACCATTGGCAGAAAGGTGCATATTTGTTCAATTGGTCCAGTCGTAGGCACGCATGTAGGACCTGGTGCGATTGGAATTGTCTATTACACCGAAAAGGAACTATTGTTATAA
- a CDS encoding DegV family protein — MSVKIITDSTSYIPDFLLNQFDISVISQNVVDEGRCERELDIDEDKFYEKLVNRNDLPSSSQPSVDEFHEMFENYIKNGHEIVGVFVSSEMSGTYETALMVKNIILEKYSEAKIELIDSRVNIMQLGFATLAAARAAKAGKTVSEIIEAVQRNLKRSRILFVPETLEYLKRGGRIGTAKALIGSVLQIKPILTVKDGKTGVFSNARTKKRALEKMVNEFYESIKEHGLGDVIIHHIHCEKQAKSIADKIGEKIDKAVGLAPIGPVAGLHVGPGTIGIAYYTKEELN; from the coding sequence ATGTCAGTTAAAATTATTACAGATAGTACTTCCTATATTCCTGATTTTTTATTGAATCAATTTGATATCTCTGTCATTTCACAAAATGTTGTGGATGAAGGTCGATGTGAAAGGGAATTAGATATTGATGAAGATAAATTTTATGAGAAATTAGTCAATAGAAATGATTTGCCTAGTTCTTCTCAGCCCTCTGTAGATGAATTCCATGAAATGTTTGAAAATTACATCAAAAATGGACATGAGATTGTAGGTGTTTTTGTTTCTTCAGAAATGAGTGGCACTTATGAAACTGCGCTAATGGTTAAAAATATTATATTAGAAAAATATTCTGAAGCAAAGATTGAATTAATAGATTCAAGAGTGAATATTATGCAGTTGGGATTTGCTACATTAGCAGCAGCTAGAGCAGCAAAAGCAGGAAAAACAGTTTCTGAAATCATAGAAGCAGTGCAAAGAAATTTAAAGAGAAGTCGTATTCTTTTTGTTCCAGAAACATTGGAATATTTAAAAAGAGGTGGTAGAATCGGCACTGCTAAAGCTTTAATAGGTTCCGTGTTGCAAATTAAACCGATCCTTACAGTGAAAGATGGTAAAACTGGCGTTTTTAGCAATGCTAGAACCAAAAAACGAGCACTTGAAAAAATGGTTAATGAGTTTTATGAAAGTATAAAAGAACATGGTTTAGGTGACGTTATCATTCATCATATTCATTGTGAAAAACAAGCCAAATCCATTGCAGATAAAATTGGAGAAAAAATTGATAAAGCGGTGGGATTAGCTCCCATAGGTCCAGTAGCTGGCTTGCATGTAGGACCAGGTACGATTGGAATTGCTTATTATACGAAGGAAGAATTAAATTAA
- a CDS encoding HBL/NHE enterotoxin family protein — MKKVRKILVTGLISIMIANIFFIPNEAKANNDLIASVQSLENNILDLGQQQVVLTQSVLQLLVQQELSIPNYERLTELQTSVQNNATLWLDGIKKQNQKVIQDMINFNNSVSVYHDPLVELAQSVNDDPESKNQLIFGLTLLRDKLKNIQAHTNDTFKKTEALNSTIRVEHDEFSTIITTATTDSESRLEGLRTELEDLKSTKEELILGLTGSVIGTLASGGALIYTIATMTAPLGAVAGLGILVGIAFIVGSAIALATISKQIHEVNKKIAAKAREIFVLNQDVSMMEANKISMDDFANLIDETVIQNVDGTISSVISDLDETMDNIRLNNSISINYLVDDILTPLRDSMQLVSDQSEAIQAFDHISSTEINLDGELYDQIGN; from the coding sequence GTGAAGAAAGTAAGGAAGATTCTAGTCACTGGATTGATATCAATTATGATCGCTAATATTTTCTTTATACCAAATGAAGCAAAAGCAAATAACGATTTAATTGCATCTGTTCAAAGTTTAGAAAATAATATTCTGGATCTTGGACAACAACAGGTTGTATTAACTCAAAGTGTTCTTCAATTATTAGTACAACAGGAATTATCTATTCCGAATTATGAGAGATTAACTGAGTTGCAAACTTCAGTCCAAAATAATGCAACTTTATGGTTGGACGGTATCAAAAAGCAAAATCAAAAAGTGATCCAAGATATGATTAATTTCAACAATTCAGTAAGTGTTTATCATGACCCTCTTGTAGAATTAGCTCAAAGTGTTAATGATGATCCTGAGAGTAAAAATCAACTTATCTTTGGATTAACACTTTTGCGTGATAAATTAAAAAATATACAAGCACATACAAATGATACTTTTAAGAAAACTGAAGCATTAAACTCAACGATTAGGGTCGAACATGATGAATTTTCTACTATAATTACGACTGCAACGACTGACTCAGAAAGTAGGTTGGAAGGCTTAAGAACAGAGCTTGAAGATTTAAAAAGTACTAAAGAAGAATTAATTCTAGGCTTGACAGGTTCTGTCATAGGAACACTCGCATCAGGAGGCGCTTTAATCTACACAATTGCTACCATGACTGCTCCTCTTGGAGCTGTTGCAGGTTTAGGCATTCTTGTTGGCATCGCTTTTATAGTGGGTTCAGCAATTGCTTTAGCAACAATAAGCAAACAAATTCACGAGGTAAACAAAAAAATAGCGGCTAAGGCAAGAGAAATATTTGTTCTTAATCAAGATGTATCTATGATGGAAGCAAATAAAATATCGATGGATGACTTTGCAAACTTAATAGATGAAACCGTCATTCAAAATGTAGATGGAACTATAAGTTCAGTTATAAGTGATTTAGATGAGACAATGGATAACATTAGGTTAAATAATTCTATTAGTATTAACTATTTGGTAGATGATATATTAACACCACTTAGAGATTCAATGCAACTTGTTTCTGATCAGTCTGAAGCGATTCAAGCTTTTGATCATATCTCTTCGACGGAGATAAATCTAGATGGTGAACTTTACGACCAAATAGGAAATTAA
- a CDS encoding HBL/NHE enterotoxin family protein: MNMFTKKMICFLLAMLVVFSTIGPNLTVSANEQVQVLPDFENLQRGLQDSATNFLVVEAYAMSAQQNTRIVFDKMQEIALNVGVVTDLQVHLSDINTAALHWLDVVKPKMQTVTQDVISWTNTYDAFADPLIETAEANDMENFQYGLNLLKQRAEGYQKNANDIHGLLIDYRNTLSSIVSNLQTDFNTIEAAVDGETGLVAELNREIERLNTRLAEINMQISNIAFATGGAITLGLIGAKVASVFPLVGGGMMIVGLIAFGALTATIIALNAERDKVMDDIAQKTKDLVQTEYEMTIFTNIKDDVVVLHANSDRAKHSTEGLKTYWFDVHEKIGAVIKTIDDGKWDNLFWVVPQLLDTEKAAMQLNDFAKHIQLGYDYAEKNL, encoded by the coding sequence ATGAACATGTTTACAAAAAAAATGATTTGTTTTTTATTAGCTATGTTAGTAGTTTTTAGTACCATTGGTCCAAATCTTACGGTGTCTGCTAATGAACAAGTACAAGTTCTTCCTGATTTTGAAAATTTACAAAGAGGTTTACAAGATTCAGCTACGAATTTCCTTGTAGTAGAAGCGTACGCAATGAGTGCTCAACAAAATACGAGAATCGTATTTGATAAAATGCAAGAAATTGCCCTTAATGTAGGAGTAGTTACCGACTTACAAGTTCATCTTAGCGATATTAATACAGCTGCGTTACATTGGTTAGATGTTGTAAAACCAAAAATGCAAACAGTAACTCAAGATGTTATTAGTTGGACTAACACATATGACGCGTTTGCTGATCCTTTGATAGAAACTGCAGAGGCAAATGATATGGAAAATTTTCAATATGGACTTAATCTATTAAAACAAAGAGCAGAAGGCTATCAGAAAAATGCAAATGATATACATGGATTATTAATAGATTATAGAAATACCCTTTCAAGTATTGTATCCAATCTACAGACAGATTTTAATACAATTGAAGCAGCAGTCGATGGAGAAACTGGTTTAGTAGCAGAATTAAATAGAGAAATAGAGAGATTAAATACTAGACTTGCAGAAATAAATATGCAGATTTCTAATATAGCTTTTGCAACTGGAGGAGCAATAACTTTAGGGCTTATAGGTGCAAAGGTTGCTAGTGTATTCCCATTAGTTGGTGGAGGCATGATGATTGTTGGTTTAATTGCTTTCGGAGCTTTGACAGCAACGATAATAGCTTTGAATGCAGAAAGGGATAAAGTTATGGATGACATCGCCCAAAAGACTAAAGATCTAGTACAAACAGAATATGAAATGACCATTTTTACAAATATTAAAGATGACGTAGTAGTTTTACATGCTAATTCCGATAGAGCAAAACATAGTACTGAAGGTCTGAAAACGTATTGGTTTGATGTACATGAAAAAATAGGTGCTGTCATAAAAACTATAGATGATGGTAAATGGGATAATTTATTCTGGGTAGTACCTCAACTTCTAGACACAGAAAAAGCAGCAATGCAACTTAATGATTTTGCGAAACACATACAGTTAGGTTATGATTATGCAGAAAAAAACCTTTAA
- a CDS encoding peptidylprolyl isomerase: MRKLILLSMMSLLLLSACTNTSSDHSEVIAETRFGNVTKEEMYSLMKERFGEKILSDILYEQILSQEYSVTEQELKEAFDDLKDQLGLSYEIVLKQMGFQNDEQIKEMLRVQLLQQKAILETIDVSDEEVKEYYDNLIPEVKLSQIVVEDEVRANEIKRKLEEGASFEELAKEFSTDTNSASNGGNIGWHILELGTDLEKNLSSLNIEEVSNPIKQDDEFFIIKITDREAMKSFEEMREDIKEQLMISKIKPEDFVTVLQEKIDDANVKIKDNDLEDAFSDLKNVFN; this comes from the coding sequence ATGAGGAAACTAATTCTATTATCTATGATGAGTTTGTTGCTTTTAAGTGCTTGTACAAATACAAGTTCAGACCATTCTGAAGTGATAGCAGAGACGAGATTTGGAAATGTAACGAAGGAAGAAATGTACAGTCTAATGAAAGAACGCTTCGGTGAAAAAATTTTATCCGATATATTATATGAGCAAATTCTTTCACAAGAATACTCGGTTACAGAACAAGAACTAAAGGAAGCCTTTGATGATTTAAAAGACCAATTAGGATTATCCTACGAAATAGTGTTGAAACAGATGGGCTTTCAAAATGATGAGCAAATAAAAGAGATGCTAAGAGTACAGTTATTACAGCAAAAGGCAATATTAGAAACGATAGATGTAAGTGATGAAGAAGTCAAGGAGTATTATGACAATCTCATTCCTGAAGTGAAGTTAAGTCAAATTGTAGTGGAAGATGAAGTGAGAGCAAACGAAATAAAACGAAAGCTAGAGGAAGGTGCTAGTTTCGAAGAACTAGCAAAAGAATTTTCTACTGATACTAATTCAGCATCTAACGGTGGAAATATAGGATGGCATATTCTTGAGTTGGGAACTGATTTAGAAAAAAACCTCTCTTCACTTAATATAGAAGAGGTAAGTAATCCTATAAAACAAGACGATGAGTTTTTCATCATAAAAATAACAGATCGAGAAGCGATGAAATCATTTGAAGAAATGAGAGAGGATATAAAAGAACAACTCATGATTTCTAAAATAAAACCAGAAGATTTCGTTACAGTCTTACAAGAAAAAATTGATGATGCGAATGTAAAAATTAAAGATAATGATCTTGAAGATGCTTTTTCAGATTTAAAAAATGTATTTAACTAG